A single region of the Brassica rapa cultivar Chiifu-401-42 chromosome A03, CAAS_Brap_v3.01, whole genome shotgun sequence genome encodes:
- the LOC103860192 gene encoding uncharacterized protein LOC103860192 encodes MALQWLILSYVVAAEVVIAVILTLPYPMLLKKRIVSLVSLILQPAASIVAFAGFQLLDLYWKNEHRLMCSSEVCTATERDRYEKSIYKAQRNVVLCAAGILLYWCIFRICKYNKDLDYLEELEKRCKAE; translated from the exons atggcatTGCAATGGCTGATTCTATCGTACGTGGTTGCTGCGGAGGTCGTGATCGCCGTGATCTTGACTCTCCCTTACCCTATGCTCCTGAAGAAACGAATCGTATCACTTGTCTCGCTCATTCTCCAGCCTGCCGCTTCCATCGTCGCCTTTGCTGGATTTCAACTCCTCG ATCTTTACTGGAAGAATGAGCATAGACTAATGTGCTCATCTGAGGTTTGCACTGCTACAGAGCGTGATCGCTACGAGAAATCC ATCTACAAGGCTCAGCGGAACGTGGTTCTGTGTGCAGCTGGGATCCTTCTCTACTG GTGTATTTTCCGCATCTGCAAGTACAACAAAGACCTTGATTATTTGGAGGAATTAGAGAAAAGATGCAAGGCAGAGTAG
- the LOC103859727 gene encoding UV-B-induced protein At3g17800, chloroplastic encodes MDAATASLIQSPLLPHETSRNGAGSMFLTTSAPGFTPSGSKLQLRLKQNPFTRFSKPLQSSTTASKTRRSFVVKASAASDDASSKPIAPLQLESPAGQFLSQILVSHPHLVPAAVEQQLEQLQTDRDSQGQNTDSSSSLPGTDIVLYRRIAELKENERRRTLEEILYALVVQKFMEANVSLIPSITPSSSDPSGRVDTWPTKVEKLEQLHSPEMYEMIHNHLALILGSRIGDLTSVAQTSKLRVGQVYAASVIYGYFLKRVDQRFQLEKTMKLLPGSGGAEEKQPEDVSSHPEVGSFAGGVSAKGFGSEIKPSRLRTYVMSFDSETLQRYATIRSREAVGIIEKHTEALFGKPEIVITPQGIVDSSNDEQIKISFGGMKRLVLEAVTFGSFLWDVESHVDARYQFVLN; translated from the exons ATGGACGCCGCAACCGCGAGTTTGATCCAATCTCCCCTCTTACCGCATGAAACTTCCCGCAACGGTGCTGGATCTATGTTCCTTACGACCAGTGCCCCTGGGTTCACACCTTCTGGTTCAAAACTTCAACTTCGACTAAAG CAAAACCCGTTCACTAGATTCTCAAAACCATTGCAAAGCTCAACAACAGCTTCCAAAACTCGGAGAAGCTTTGTGGTTAAAGCTTCAGCAGCATCTGATGACGCTTCCTCCAAACCCATCGCCCCGCTTCAGCTGGAGTCTCCCGCTGGTCAGTTCCTCTCGCAGATTCTTGTGAGCCATCCTCATCTCGTCCCTGCTGCTGTTGAACAGCAGCTTGAGCAGCTCCAAACCGATCGTGACTCTCAGGGACAGAACACAGATTCATCATCGTCCCTGCCTGGAACCGACATCGTTCTCTACAG gAGAATAGCTGAGTTGAAGGAGAACGAGAGACGAAGGACGTTAGAAGAGATTCTATACGCATTGGTGGTTCAGAAGTTCATGGAAGCTAACGTATCACTCATACCATCGATAACCCCATCATCATCAGATCCCTCTGGTCGTGTTGATACTTGGCCGACCAAAGTAGAGAAGCTTGAGCAGCTTCACTCTCCCGAGATGTACGAGATGATTCACAACCACTTAGCCTTGATTCTCGGAAGCAGAATAGGTGACTTGACTTCTGTCGCACAGACAAGCAAACTCAGAGTTGGTCAAGTCTACGCTGCTTCTGTCATTTATGGTTACTTCTTGAAGCGGGTGGACCAGAGGTTTCAGCTTGAGAAGACCATGAAGCTTCTTCCTGGTTCTGGTGGGGCTGAGGAAAAGCAGCCAGAGGACGTGTCGTCTCACCCTGAGGTCGGTTCATTTGCGGGTGGAGTTAGTGCTAAGGGCTTTGGGAGTGAGATTAAACCGTCCAGGTTAAGGACGTACGTGATGTCGTTTGATAGTGAGACGCTTCAGAGATATGCTACCATTAGGTCAAGAGAAGCGGTTGGGATCATTGAGAAGCACACTGAGGCTTTGTTTGGTAAGCCTGAGATTGTGATTACACCGCAAGGGATAGTTGATTCATCTAACGACGAACAGATAAAGATCAGCTTTGGTGGAATGAAGAGGCTTGTCTTGGAGGCTGTGACTTTTGGGTCGTTTCTTTGGGATGTTGAGAGTCATGTTGATGCTAGGTACCAGTTTGTACTGAACTAG
- the LOC103859725 gene encoding F-box protein At3g17710 encodes MEPVNLSWDVEKEIFSRLPPLSLVRFRTVSQHWNGLLNDTKFVKVYSIDIDLGKPLDPTIEVREIPSVFPYKATDLTHTTITSCDGFLFRDFWKQGVAIWNPWLRQVGWIEYVDKGFHFCGVGYDRTRPDKSYKILGYFNCLRTVSDTYQVGYKRIAVYECASHAVKFLDVPFKQWPNMGPLSLNGNLYWVTSNPDDTNEYLIRSFDFSNEMFRTFCLLPCRKNHSRDELVLAVYKRDGFSLLKQCYVTGEIEVWVTKNKISEEEVVWINLMTLPTSNLPKLVNNLCGVSYFIFDKTLIMCCGDEETGAACTYIVREDMCKKIQIGLGIDRFSHCVYLPNFIPVPSEFKPLRV; translated from the coding sequence ATGGAGCCGGTGAACCTTTCGTGGGATGTGGAGAAAGAGATTTTCTCTCGGCTTCCACCTCTATCTCTTGTTAGATTCAGAACCGTATCTCAACACTGGAACGGTCTTTTAAATGACACGAAGTTCGTCAAGGTTTACTCGATTGACATCGATCTCGGCAAACCCCTTGATCCAACCATAGAGGTGCGTGAGATACCATCTGTTTTTCCTTATAAAGCTACGGACTTGACGCATACCACCATCACGTCTTGTGATGGGTTCTTGTTTCGTGACTTTTGGAAGCAAGGTGTTGCGATTTGGAACCCGTGGTTAAGACAAGTTGGTTGGATCGAGTACGTCGATAAGGGCTTCCATTTTTGCGGTGTAGGGTACGATAGGACTAGACCCGACAAGAGTTACAAGATCTTGGGGTACTTTAACTGTCTCCGTACGGTAAGCGACACTTACCAAGTAGGTTACAAAAGAATTGCGGTCTACGAGTGTGCATCTCACGCGGTGAAGTTTCTTGATGTCCCTTTCAAGCAGTGGCCCAACATGGGACCTTTGTCCTTAAACGGGAATCTCTATTGGGTCACTAGCAATCCTGATGACACTAATGAGTATCTCATCAGAAGCTTTGATTTCTCCAATGAGATGTTCAGAACCTTTTGTCTCCTTCCTTGTCGGAAGAACCATTCTCGCGATGAACTTGTCCTCGCGGTTTATAAGAGAGACGGTTTTTCATTGTTAAAGCAATGCTATGTAACGGGTGAGATAGAAGTTTGGGTGACAAAGAACAAAATCAGTGAAGAGGAAGTGGTGTGGATAAACTTGATGACTTTGCCGACAAGTAACTTACCCAAGTTAGTTAATAATCTTTGTGGGGTTAGTTACTTCATCTTTGACAAGACTCTAATCATGTGTTGTGGCGACGAAGAAACTGGAGCCGCTTGTACCTATATTGTGAGGGAAGATATGTGCAAGAAGATTCAAATAGGTCTCGGGATAGATAGGTTTTCTCACTGTGTTTATCTTCCAAATTTTATCCCGGTTCCTTCAGAATTCAAACCGCTGCgagtttaa
- the LOC108871395 gene encoding dihydropyrimidine dehydrogenase (NADP(+)), chloroplastic gives MVHGYGHVKILCAELQDFMKQHNFSTIEDFRGHSLQYFTTHTDLVKRQKEAIEQRKAERRGLKSDKDWTRDGFVKETESMVSN, from the exons ATGGTACATGGCTATGGTCATGTGAAAATCCTCTGCGCCGAGCTTCAAGATTTTATGAAACAGCACAACTTCTCTACTATAGAAGACTTCAGAGG GCATTCGCTTCAGTACTTTACAACACATACAGATTTAGTCAAGAGACAGAAAGAAGCTATTGAGCAGAGAAAAGCCGAGAGGAGAGGCTTGAAATCTGATAAAGATTGGACCAGAGATGGGTTCGTGAAGGAGACTGAGAGTATGGTTTCTAACTAA